From a single Bacillus pseudomycoides DSM 12442 genomic region:
- a CDS encoding M60 family metallopeptidase encodes MNKRKNRKLQKPMKVFMASAVLTTTLFTSMTVNGLNIHAETTQTQVQYEERTFELPSTGHYMGEAARERRSEQRNYTPTGIYVKPNEQVTIEVSGLSGLDKLGATIGTNEYDKEGGKAFRLSPGSNTISSPNGGLLGFDNCEGKGTVKVKVTQGGSPVPFFELGKHTKVDWIAMMDKYPNAPAVQLKSKRAVLTVTRDSAKKYITDQDPVPLLKKYDEMILAQDKISGLSETSSNPLHRSTRRLWAFVENPNNPPGMYMYAGGDGVVFTTAYDAIKSALNANEFGWGQMHEAGHTKQQYPWTWDGVVEVNVNIYSLAAQKQLFPGQPTRLEKEGDYDRAFQYLKQTDKEYENINDPFVKVVMFWQLHLAYGEDFYPNLHKLYRELPKDKLPETNEDKIQAFIYNTSKVAKQNLLPFFDQWGLKASQETRKKVEALNYPTLTAPIWEATDAKPVKPTAAYGPGK; translated from the coding sequence ATGAACAAAAGAAAGAATCGTAAATTACAAAAACCAATGAAAGTATTTATGGCATCTGCTGTTTTGACAACGACATTATTTACATCTATGACTGTAAATGGTTTGAACATTCATGCTGAAACTACGCAAACCCAGGTGCAATATGAAGAGAGGACGTTTGAACTTCCAAGTACAGGACATTATATGGGTGAAGCAGCAAGAGAAAGAAGAAGTGAGCAACGAAACTATACGCCAACAGGAATCTATGTAAAACCGAATGAACAAGTCACAATTGAAGTATCGGGACTATCAGGATTAGACAAGCTTGGAGCAACTATTGGGACAAATGAATATGATAAAGAGGGGGGAAAAGCATTTCGTCTTTCCCCGGGTTCTAACACCATCTCCTCTCCAAACGGTGGTTTATTAGGGTTTGATAACTGTGAAGGGAAAGGAACCGTTAAGGTCAAAGTAACACAAGGTGGAAGTCCCGTTCCATTTTTTGAATTAGGAAAGCATACGAAAGTAGACTGGATTGCCATGATGGACAAATATCCAAATGCACCTGCTGTACAATTGAAATCTAAACGAGCAGTACTTACTGTTACTCGCGATAGTGCGAAGAAATATATTACGGATCAAGATCCTGTGCCCCTATTAAAAAAATATGATGAAATGATTCTAGCACAAGATAAAATATCGGGACTATCTGAAACAAGTTCTAATCCGTTACATCGTTCAACTCGCCGTCTTTGGGCTTTTGTAGAAAATCCTAACAACCCACCGGGCATGTACATGTATGCAGGTGGAGATGGAGTCGTATTTACTACTGCTTATGATGCAATTAAAAGTGCTTTAAATGCAAATGAATTTGGATGGGGACAAATGCATGAAGCAGGGCATACAAAGCAACAATACCCTTGGACGTGGGATGGAGTAGTTGAAGTCAATGTTAATATATACTCTTTAGCTGCACAAAAACAATTATTCCCAGGTCAACCAACACGTTTAGAAAAAGAAGGGGATTATGACAGAGCCTTTCAATACTTAAAACAAACAGATAAAGAATATGAAAATATTAATGACCCGTTTGTGAAAGTTGTTATGTTTTGGCAACTTCATTTAGCATATGGGGAAGATTTCTATCCAAATCTTCACAAACTATATCGAGAGTTGCCAAAAGACAAACTTCCAGAAACGAATGAAGATAAAATACAAGCCTTTATTTACAATACATCGAAAGTAGCGAAACAAAATTTACTGCCATTTTTCGATCAATGGGGACTGAAAGCATCACAAGAAACAAGAAAAAAAGTAGAAGCTTTGAATTATCCAACATTAACTGCCCCTATATGGGAAGCGACGGATGCGAAACCTGTTAAACCAACCGCTGCGTATGGTCCGGGAAAATAA